Below is a genomic region from Sphingopyxis terrae subsp. terrae NBRC 15098.
AAAGTTCCAAGCGGACCGCGGCGATCAACGACGGTAATCCGACGGGATTTGGCTTCGATGACGAGGCGCTCCAGGACCCCGTTTCCGGGAAAGGCGACGACATAACGAGGGTCAAGCGAGAGCATGCGCTCGTTGCGCTTGAAGCCTGCGCGTGCCCCCAGGCGCATGTCAAGGGAGAAGCTGATTTGCGGGATGTTGCGTCGTTCCGCCCATGAAGATGCCAGACGGTCAACGCCCTTGGTATCACCGCCGTGGACAAGAACCATGTCAGGGACCCGGTCGTGAACCTTGTCCAGAGTAGCCCAGACGTTGTTGGCGAAAGTGAGCGCATCCTGCTCGTTTGGATGGCGTGTGCGGCCACCGGCAAAGATCACCGGCGTACCTTCTGGCATGGCGGCGCGGCGCTTGGCTTCGGACCGGGCTCGGACGAACTCGCGGCCCTCGACAAGCGCGGAAGTTAGCATGGCGCTGTGATTGAAGCGCGAACTCGACACGGGCTTCCACGAGGAGCCGAATTCGTTGAGATAGAGGGCAGCGGCCACTTCACGCATCTCTTCGAGAGCGATCATGGCCCCTTCGGCACACTGTGCCCGCTCAACCTGGGTCTCGAGTTCATGGGTGTGAATTTCGGATCCATCGGCAGTAGCGAGGAGCGCTCGGACTTCGTCGGTTGCGCGGTCGACTGCGGTCGATTTGCGGGTCGCGGAACGGTGAAACATGTTGACGAACGCCCAGCCGAGGTCCTCGGCATCGGCCTCCAGCGCAGTCCCCGTGACCATTGCAAAGAGATCGGACCAGACCGCTTCGAGAGTCTGGACGACCGCCTCGTGGACCGGAAAGTCATTGGTGAAAACAGGGGCAGGACCAATCGAAAAACCGGAAAGATCGAGGCCGGCAAGTTGGTCAGAAAATGATGAGTGCATGGGTATTGTCCTCCTGACTGGCGTGAGGCTGACGCACCCGCTCATGGCTGCGCCAGCGAGAGCCCGTCAGGGCCAGCTTGAGGCAGTCTCCGCACCCGACAGGGGAAACCCGCTTGGGCAGGCTGGCGCGGGCAGGCCAACGGCCCACAGGGCCGGGCCAACTCGGGCCTGCGCAAGCCGGGTTGCGGCAGACTGGCGGCTGGCCCAGGGCCTTTCTCGCATGGCTTCAGGCCATGAGTGCAAAAGCAAGTTTCGTCAGGGAGGACAGGCACCTCGCCACGATCAAAGTGACTGGCGCATTCAGGCCACCCGTTTTGCGTAGACGCCCTCACCGTTCGACATGTGACCGAGGCAGACGAAGTCGCCGAACAACGCTTCAAAGCGCGAGGCGATCTGGGACAGCCAGCGCTGTGCTCTGGGCGATCTGGCCGTGCGCCAATCGGCATCCCAATAGGCGCCATCGTCACGCTCGACAATCCACACCGCAACCAGGCCGGCGTAAACCGACACGCCGAAATCTGCATAGGCATTGCGCATGAGGATGCGGTCTTCGCGGCCCCGCCAACCGTCGTGGGCGATCAGGGAAGGGAATACCTGCCCTGCGCGCTCGCGCAGATCTTCGCGGAGCCACTCATATTCGAAGTCCCAGTCGTCGTCGTCTTCAACTTCGAGCACGGTGAAGGCGACAATGGCCCCGCTGGGGTAACTGACCGATCGGCCCATGACACCCTCCTTCAGGCGGCCAACGCAGCGTCGGCAGACGCTTCGTCGGTATCATCGGCAGAGATCCGTCCTCCGAGTCTGA
It encodes:
- a CDS encoding DUF2493 domain-containing protein — encoded protein: MHSSFSDQLAGLDLSGFSIGPAPVFTNDFPVHEAVVQTLEAVWSDLFAMVTGTALEADAEDLGWAFVNMFHRSATRKSTAVDRATDEVRALLATADGSEIHTHELETQVERAQCAEGAMIALEEMREVAAALYLNEFGSSWKPVSSSRFNHSAMLTSALVEGREFVRARSEAKRRAAMPEGTPVIFAGGRTRHPNEQDALTFANNVWATLDKVHDRVPDMVLVHGGDTKGVDRLASSWAERRNIPQISFSLDMRLGARAGFKRNERMLSLDPRYVVAFPGNGVLERLVIEAKSRRITVVDRRGPLGTFPKRAAQDAD